A window of the Carassius auratus strain Wakin unplaced genomic scaffold, ASM336829v1 scaf_tig00216878, whole genome shotgun sequence genome harbors these coding sequences:
- the LOC113099163 gene encoding B-cell receptor CD22-like — protein sequence MTVPEGIHLFLFVLLMVFCTGSKEKLIIVPEKAVEIKEGSCVTIPCAYKKENDETSTLLWFKDPKYESQMYIGTIVYSNTRERPQSSDYSSRAEYIINATSLKQQTQQDNNWIKCDLRITDLQKTDSGKYMFRFIYSTRKFMSDALTLTVTDNPCKVHIEPSELINPLQESEELTVRCSTSGSCDSYPEWLIHTSGQKQEWISSLTTHMIGLTEEEGGDRKVTKLKLNVTWKDDNRTLSCRPAKSEDSCQIRNITLSVEYAPKDTKATVSSEDVKEGGSVTLSCSSAGRPDVSFTWFRNEKTEKAQQMSVWKLINVKQEDSGEYYCEAENKHGANKSNSIRIDVKYGPQGVTVHPLVSVTDLKEGGKLKLKCSVQNSNPTVNQFTWYKNSQALYKTGETLIISEVTAEDRGSYYCQADNGIKTVKSGDLWVSVMYSPRNIKIEGSASVKVGTPLTLTCSADANPPSLMYTWKHKPGLSSFPLSVKTGQLNILKMTIQHAGQYTCDVTNTIGTRSHTITVGVLYPPSNLSLIMKEEVREFEVISIICSVQSFPDSQLTVTGPRGDLKSVQKNRVNSTASANMFTQYFNVSESDAGMYTCKAENSEGNSETKRELIVLHAPKNVSVSSKGEQKSGSELTLTCEAHSKPAPSSYEWKKRFNGRINTVGHEQELQFTSLKVTDSGQYVCIAHNSIGKTESTSVEIKVKYAPNMNIVHNMTTLTQWNWEIPVRLTCSADAYPAVTEYKWYREEDNTTVVSHQQNFTVWQKSPGMYYCTAANAIGKSQSKSIKLFISSNFLMLYHIIFLLLILSGATIFLIHRLIIKPRFDQQSETDPFYLFPFPSETTTTVYYYGTVSKNSSKKNY from the exons ATGACGGTTCCTGAAGGGATTCATCTGTTTCTGTTTG TTCTTCTTATGGTCTTCTGCACCGGCTCAAAAGAAAAGTTAATAATTGTGCCTGAAAAAGCAGTAGAAATTAAAGAAGGATCATGTGTGACCATCCCCTGTgcttacaaaaaagaaaatgacgAAACATCTACACTGTTGTGGTTTAAAGATCCAAAATATGAGTCACAAATGTATATCGGGACTATTGTATACAGTAACACAAGGGAACGTCCCCAGTCATCAGATTACTCCAGCAGAGCTGAATACATCATCAATGCAACATCACTgaagcagcaaacacagcaggATAACAACTggataaaatgtgatttaagaaTCACCGATCTTCAAAAGACAGACAGTGGGAAATAcatgtttagatttatttattccaCGAGAAAGTTCATGAGTGATGCTCTGACTCTCACGGTTACAG ACAATCCTTGTAAGGTGCACATTGAACCATCAGAGCTGATAAATCCACTCCAAGAGTCAGAAGAATTGACTGTTCGCTGTTCCACATCTGGTTCCTGTGATTCTTATCCTGAATGGCTCATCCATACATCAGGACAAAAGCAAGAGTGGATTTCCTCCTTGACAACTCATATGATCGGACTGACTGAAGAGGAAGGAGGAGACCGAAAGGTCACCAAATTAAAGCTCAATGTGACATGGAAAGATGATAACCGCACTCTGTCTTGTCGTCCAGCGAAGAGTGAGGACAGCTGCCAGATCAGAAATATCACACTGTCTGTGGAAT ATGCTCCTAAAGACACAAAGGCAACCGTGAGCTCTGAAGATGTAAAGGAGGGAGGTTCAGTCACTCTCTCCTGCAGCAGTGCAGGACGCCCTGATGTCAGCTTCACATGGTTCAGAAACGAGAAAACAGAAAAAGCTCAACAAATGTCTGTCTGGAAACTAATTAATGTGAAACAGGAAGACAGTGGAGAATATTACTGTGAAGCTGAAAACAAGCATGGAGCAAATAAATCAAATAGCATTAGAATTGATGTGAAGT ATGGTCCACAAGGCGTCACAGTTCATCCTCTGGTCAGTGTTACAGATCTCAAAGAGGGAGGCAAACTAAAACTCAAGTGTTCAGTCCAGAACAGTAACCCAACAGTCAATCAGTTTACATGGTACAAAAATTCCCAAGCCCTGTATAAAACTGGCGAGACACTCATCATCAGTGAAGTTACTGCAGAGGACAGAGGATCTTACTATTGTCAGGCTGATAATGGGATAAAAACTGTGAAATCAGGTGACCTCTGGGTTTCTGTAATGT ATTCACCAAGAAACATCAAAATCGAGGGCTCTGCCTCTGTAAAAGTGGGCACTCCACTGACTTTGACGTGCTCAGCTGATGCTAACCCTCCGTCACTCATGTACACATGGAAGCACAAACCTGGACTGTCTTCTTTCCCGTTATCAGTAAAAACTGGACagttaaacattttgaaaatgaccatTCAACATGCAGGGCAGTACACATGTGATGTTACCAACACTATTGGCACAAGATCACACACCATTACAGTTGGTGTGCTTT ATCCTCCATCTAATCTCAGTTTGATCATGAAGGAGGAAGTGAGAGAGTTTGAAGTGATCTCCATTATCTGCTCGGTTCAAAGCTTTCCTGACTCACAGCTCACAGTGACAGGACCTCGGGGTGATCTGAAATCTGTTCAGAAGAATCGAGTGAACAGCACTGCATCTGCAAACATGTTTACACAATACTTCAATGTCTCTGAGTCAGATGCAGGGATGTACACATGCAAAGCAGAAAATTCAGAAGGAAATTCAGAAACTAAACGAGAGCTAATTGTGTTGC ATGCACCTAAAAATGTGAGTGTAAGCTCTAAAGGAGAACAGAAATCTGGGAGTGAGCTGACCCTTACATGTGAGGCTCACTCCAAACCTGCTCCATCCTCATATGAGTGGAAGAAACGCTTTAATGGGAGAATAAACACTGTCGGACATGAACAGGAACTACAATTTACCTCTCTGAAAGTCACTGATTCTGGTCAGTACGTCTGTATTGCTCATAATTCCATTGGAAAAACAGAATCCACATCTGTAGAGATCAAGGTCAAGT ATGCTCCAAACATGAATATTGTCCATAACATGACAACTTTAACTCAGTGGAATTGGGAGATTCCAGTCCGTCTGACCTGCAGTGCAGATGCGTATCCTGCCGTCACGGAGTACAAATGGTACAGAGAGGAGGATAACACCACGGTAGTATCACACCAGCAGAACTTCACTGTTTGGCAAAAGAGCCCAGGAATGTATTACTGTACAGCAGCCAATGCTATCGGAAAATCACAATCCAAAAGCATCAAGTTATTTATCAGCA GCAACTTTCTCATGCTCTATCACATCATCTTTCTCCTGTTGATTCTCTCTGGTGCGACCATCTTCCTGATACACAG gTTAATCATCAAGCCAAGATTTGATCAACAAAGTGAAACAGATCCTTTCTACCTTTTCCCGTTCCCATCCGAAACTACTACAACTGTATATTACTATGGAACTGTCAGCAAAAATag CAGCAAAAAAAATTACTGA